One window of the Anaeromyxobacter dehalogenans 2CP-C genome contains the following:
- a CDS encoding DUF748 domain-containing protein, with amino-acid sequence MSDTTPKPPRRRRWLRAGAVLGALLVLYTAFGFLAAPSLVRRIAVKQASAALHRPVEINRVRVNPLALSVTVEGLRVKHADGAPFAAWDSLHVRLAPLRLLAGDLGFAEIRLVRPALHVGLDPRGALTFEDLLAGDPEAAEPGAPAAPEKEGRLGLSIGRLAVEEARVVFRDATRKPAFETTLGPLTVRLESFRTRGGGDSPYSFAGTTESGETFRWTGTVRSAPLRSSGTLAFERIQLPKYAPYIHDQAPVDLAEGVLDLETGYELAWGADARVLRTSGGKLTVERLALAPRGERDAPVRLPRVEVSGIRVDALAKEASVATVAIRGGAVRARLEEDGKLELARMAPPPSPASPEPWRWSVGALAVSGLAVDVEDRSTARPVRLPLTDVAVTLEGIRPGPETACPLTASLAWNGRGRLAVKGEVRPFGDRGTLALEAEELDVVPLAPYLDASLVARLTGGRAGAKATIGYELGGKAPRWTFAGDVRLDALAVAEAGNEDLLRWRALEVTGIDAASTPPRATVRRVRLLEPRVKAYVWEDGATSVARALPPAPAAPAPAGPAWRTAIGSVEVVGGRVALVDRSVTPAAVVNLTGAQATVTRLSSDPKVRSSVDVRLQVEGASPVRVTGTLNPLQQDAYTELVVASEGVDLSPLGPYAGKFLGYGLQKGKLDLDLKYTVVNRALTSTNVVRVNQLTLGEKTDSPDATKVPVRLALALLQDREGVILLDVPVEGNLDDPEFRLGKVIWRTILNVLVKVATSPFTALSSLVGGDQADLSLVEFAPGTAEPLPAAKERIALLARSLGQRPALGLELEGSADATQDGPALRRAALERALRRAKAETLRSAPASLDEVTLGAEERARLVKAAYHAAFPAPPTATKGEAAPAPTPQEMEERLAAAAQVPEDAYRALAAERAQRAREALVAAGLDQARLFLAQGGERARKEAGARVYFSVR; translated from the coding sequence ATGTCCGACACCACCCCGAAGCCGCCGCGCCGGCGCCGCTGGCTCCGCGCCGGCGCCGTCCTCGGCGCGCTCCTGGTCCTCTACACCGCCTTCGGCTTCCTCGCCGCGCCGTCGCTCGTCCGGCGGATCGCGGTGAAGCAGGCGTCGGCAGCGCTCCACCGGCCGGTGGAGATAAACCGCGTGCGGGTCAACCCGCTCGCGCTCTCGGTCACGGTGGAAGGGCTGCGGGTGAAGCACGCGGACGGCGCGCCGTTCGCGGCATGGGACTCGCTCCACGTCCGGCTCGCCCCGCTCCGCCTGCTCGCCGGCGATCTCGGCTTCGCCGAGATCCGCCTGGTGCGCCCGGCGCTGCACGTCGGCCTCGACCCGCGCGGCGCGCTCACCTTCGAGGACCTGCTGGCCGGCGACCCGGAGGCGGCGGAGCCGGGCGCCCCCGCGGCCCCGGAGAAGGAGGGTCGGCTGGGGCTCTCCATCGGGCGGCTCGCCGTGGAGGAGGCGCGGGTGGTCTTCCGCGACGCCACCCGCAAGCCGGCGTTCGAGACCACCCTCGGCCCGCTCACCGTCCGCCTGGAGTCCTTCCGGACCCGCGGCGGCGGCGACAGCCCCTACTCGTTCGCCGGCACGACCGAGTCGGGCGAGACGTTCCGCTGGACCGGCACGGTCCGCAGCGCGCCGCTCCGCTCCTCGGGCACGCTCGCGTTCGAGCGGATCCAGCTGCCCAAGTACGCGCCCTACATCCACGACCAGGCGCCGGTGGACCTCGCCGAGGGCGTGCTCGACCTCGAGACCGGCTACGAGCTGGCCTGGGGCGCGGACGCCCGCGTGCTGCGCACCTCCGGCGGCAAGCTGACCGTGGAGCGCCTCGCGCTCGCGCCGCGCGGCGAGAGGGACGCGCCGGTGCGGCTGCCGCGGGTGGAGGTCTCCGGGATCCGGGTGGACGCGCTCGCGAAGGAGGCGTCGGTCGCGACGGTCGCGATCCGCGGCGGAGCGGTGCGGGCCCGCCTGGAGGAGGACGGGAAGCTCGAGCTGGCGCGGATGGCGCCGCCGCCCTCCCCTGCGTCGCCGGAGCCCTGGCGGTGGTCGGTGGGCGCGCTGGCGGTCTCCGGCCTGGCGGTGGACGTGGAGGATCGCTCGACGGCGCGCCCGGTGCGGCTCCCGCTCACCGACGTGGCGGTGACGCTGGAGGGGATCCGCCCCGGCCCGGAGACGGCCTGCCCGCTCACCGCCTCGCTCGCCTGGAACGGGCGCGGCCGGCTCGCGGTCAAGGGCGAGGTCCGCCCGTTCGGCGATCGGGGCACGCTCGCGCTCGAGGCGGAGGAGCTCGACGTCGTGCCGCTCGCGCCGTACCTCGACGCGTCGCTGGTGGCGCGGCTCACCGGCGGGCGCGCCGGCGCCAAGGCCACCATCGGCTACGAGCTCGGCGGCAAGGCGCCGCGCTGGACGTTCGCCGGCGACGTGCGGCTCGACGCGCTCGCGGTGGCGGAGGCGGGCAACGAGGACCTGCTCCGGTGGAGGGCGCTGGAGGTGACCGGCATCGACGCCGCCTCCACCCCGCCGCGCGCCACGGTGCGCCGGGTGCGGCTCCTCGAGCCGAGGGTCAAGGCCTACGTCTGGGAGGACGGCGCCACCAGCGTGGCGCGCGCGCTCCCCCCGGCCCCGGCGGCGCCCGCGCCCGCCGGCCCGGCCTGGCGGACCGCCATCGGCAGCGTCGAGGTGGTGGGCGGGCGGGTCGCGCTGGTGGACCGCTCGGTCACGCCGGCGGCGGTGGTCAACCTCACCGGCGCGCAGGCCACGGTGACGCGCCTGTCCTCGGATCCGAAGGTCCGGTCGAGCGTGGACGTGCGGCTCCAGGTGGAGGGCGCCTCGCCGGTGCGCGTCACCGGCACGCTCAACCCGCTGCAGCAGGACGCGTACACGGAGCTGGTGGTCGCGTCCGAGGGCGTGGACCTCTCGCCGCTCGGCCCGTACGCCGGCAAGTTCCTCGGCTACGGGCTGCAGAAGGGGAAGCTCGACCTCGATCTCAAGTACACCGTGGTGAACCGCGCGCTCACCTCCACCAACGTGGTCCGCGTGAACCAGCTCACCCTGGGCGAGAAGACCGACAGCCCGGACGCGACCAAGGTCCCGGTGCGGCTGGCGCTGGCGCTCCTGCAGGATCGCGAGGGCGTGATCCTGCTCGACGTGCCGGTGGAGGGGAACCTCGACGACCCCGAGTTCCGCCTCGGCAAGGTGATCTGGCGCACCATCCTGAACGTGCTCGTGAAGGTGGCCACCTCGCCGTTCACCGCGCTCTCGTCGCTGGTGGGCGGGGACCAGGCCGACCTGTCGCTGGTGGAGTTCGCCCCGGGCACCGCCGAGCCGCTGCCGGCCGCGAAGGAGCGGATCGCGCTGCTGGCGCGGTCGCTCGGGCAGCGGCCCGCGCTCGGCCTCGAGCTGGAGGGCTCCGCCGACGCGACGCAGGACGGCCCCGCGCTGCGGCGCGCCGCGCTGGAGCGCGCGCTCCGCCGGGCCAAGGCCGAGACGCTCCGCTCGGCCCCGGCGAGCCTGGACGAGGTCACGCTCGGCGCCGAGGAGCGCGCGCGCCTCGTGAAGGCCGCGTACCACGCGGCGTTCCCCGCCCCGCCGACCGCGACGAAGGGCGAGGCCGCGCCGGCGCCCACGCCGCAGGAGATGGAGGAGCGGCTCGCGGCGGCCGCCCAGGTGCCGGAGGACGCGTACCGGGCGCTCGCGGCCGAGCGGGCGCAGCGCGCGCGGGAGGCGCTCGTCGCCGCCGGCCTGGACCAGGCGCGGCTGTTCCTCGCGCAGGGCGGCGAGCGGGCCCGGAAGGAAGCCGGCGCGCGCGTCTACTTCAGCGTGCGCTGA
- a CDS encoding DUF3943 domain-containing protein: MQSRRHSVAAVLATLACLAAPLVAAAAEASAAAPPAVQGRAAGLKPSPPAPGRARGVAAAGVAGMAGAAPAREGFAPALPDLRIPPREDGPGVGTLPEDSWHDPLARRGSASRWTVPAVESLSVNLAMMGWNRWVGEAPWADISGDSIGRNLRSRWVLDDDQFWVNQFGHPYQGTWAFSAARSAGQGFWVSSAYAFAASGLWEIAGETERPSRNDQVTTTVAGMVLGEILGRFSDALRAEGGTWNGMAAAVLSPMGAVNRRLLGTTRPERASSSRWALAMGGATGDATGDRGTWGGGVGLDFAWGLPGDPDLALEKPFDHFVLEARYGFARDPDATVRARGLLAGRSFEAAPARGLYGLFLLFDFDTPQRFRVSTSALGAGASARADLGGGLALEGDLVGAAVILGAAGTVDRGDDGKGRDYRIGPGAQGLAGLDLVAGTRARLGVVARQYLIFGEGEVAGDERIAELGARGSLRVLGAHAVAVDVSRHLRHATADASGPVREAGWAFQVSWVIQGGVAPRAADWAVEL; this comes from the coding sequence GTGCAGAGCCGCCGCCACAGCGTCGCCGCCGTCCTCGCCACCCTCGCCTGCCTGGCCGCCCCGCTCGTCGCCGCGGCGGCGGAGGCGTCCGCGGCCGCGCCGCCGGCCGTGCAGGGCCGGGCGGCGGGGCTGAAGCCGTCCCCGCCGGCGCCCGGGCGAGCCCGCGGTGTCGCGGCGGCCGGGGTGGCGGGGATGGCCGGGGCGGCACCGGCGCGCGAGGGCTTCGCGCCCGCGCTCCCCGACCTGCGCATCCCGCCGCGGGAGGACGGGCCCGGCGTGGGCACGCTGCCCGAGGACTCCTGGCACGACCCGCTCGCGCGCCGCGGCTCGGCCTCGCGCTGGACGGTGCCGGCGGTCGAGTCGCTCTCGGTGAACCTCGCGATGATGGGCTGGAACCGCTGGGTGGGCGAGGCCCCGTGGGCGGACATCTCCGGCGACTCGATCGGCCGCAACCTGCGCAGCCGCTGGGTGCTCGACGACGACCAGTTCTGGGTGAACCAGTTCGGCCACCCGTACCAGGGCACCTGGGCCTTCTCGGCGGCGCGCTCGGCCGGCCAGGGCTTCTGGGTCTCGTCGGCGTACGCGTTCGCGGCGAGCGGGCTGTGGGAGATCGCCGGCGAGACCGAGCGGCCCTCGCGCAACGACCAGGTCACGACCACGGTGGCCGGCATGGTGCTCGGCGAGATCCTGGGCCGCTTCTCCGACGCGCTGCGCGCGGAGGGCGGCACCTGGAACGGGATGGCCGCGGCGGTGCTCTCGCCCATGGGCGCGGTGAACCGGCGCCTGCTCGGGACGACGCGCCCGGAGCGCGCCTCCTCGTCGCGCTGGGCGCTCGCCATGGGCGGCGCGACCGGCGACGCCACCGGCGACCGCGGCACCTGGGGCGGCGGCGTCGGGCTCGACTTCGCCTGGGGGCTGCCCGGAGATCCCGACCTCGCGCTCGAGAAGCCGTTCGACCACTTCGTGCTGGAGGCCCGCTACGGCTTCGCGCGCGACCCGGACGCCACCGTGCGGGCGCGCGGCCTGCTCGCCGGCCGCAGCTTCGAGGCGGCGCCGGCGCGCGGGCTGTACGGCCTGTTCCTGCTGTTCGACTTCGACACGCCGCAGCGCTTCCGCGTCTCCACCAGCGCGCTCGGGGCGGGCGCGAGCGCGCGCGCCGACCTGGGCGGCGGCCTCGCGCTGGAGGGCGACCTCGTCGGCGCGGCCGTGATCCTCGGCGCGGCCGGCACGGTGGACCGCGGCGACGACGGCAAGGGCCGCGACTACCGGATCGGCCCCGGCGCGCAGGGGCTGGCGGGGCTCGACCTCGTGGCCGGGACGCGCGCCCGCCTGGGCGTGGTCGCGCGCCAGTACCTGATCTTCGGCGAGGGCGAGGTGGCCGGCGACGAGCGCATCGCCGAGCTGGGCGCGCGCGGGTCGCTGCGCGTCCTCGGCGCCCACGCGGTGGCGGTGGACGTGAGCCGCCACCTCCGCCACGCCACCGCCGACGCGAGCGGCCCGGTGCGCGAGGCCGGCTGGGCGTTCCAGGTCTCCTGGGTGATCCAGGGCGGCGTCGCCCCGCGCGCCGCGGACTGGGCGGTCGAGCTGTAG
- a CDS encoding Mov34/MPN/PAD-1 family protein — translation MSVELSYGAPLLARISALCEADPEREVCGFVVRRRGLLEVEPIPNAADRYHAHDPLGFPRTSRDGYLMDPRAHLQLLQALDAEGGEVVAVWHSHVEVGASFSAKDRADALADGVPLLPGAEYLVFGVRGGKVTEARRFRFHGGDFVESPLA, via the coding sequence GTGAGCGTCGAGCTCTCCTACGGTGCGCCGCTGCTCGCGCGCATCTCCGCGCTGTGCGAGGCGGACCCGGAGCGGGAGGTGTGCGGGTTCGTGGTGCGGCGCCGCGGCCTGCTGGAGGTCGAGCCCATCCCGAACGCGGCCGACCGCTACCACGCCCACGATCCGCTCGGCTTCCCGCGGACCAGCCGCGACGGCTACCTCATGGACCCGCGCGCGCACCTCCAGCTCCTCCAGGCGCTCGATGCCGAGGGCGGCGAGGTGGTGGCGGTGTGGCACTCGCACGTCGAGGTGGGCGCGTCCTTCTCCGCCAAGGACCGCGCCGACGCGCTCGCCGACGGCGTGCCGCTGCTGCCGGGCGCGGAGTACCTGGTGTTCGGCGTCCGGGGCGGGAAGGTCACCGAGGCGAGGCGCTTTCGCTTCCACGGCGGCGACTTCGTCGAGTCCCCGCTCGCCTGA